A window of Oncorhynchus tshawytscha isolate Ot180627B linkage group LG10, Otsh_v2.0, whole genome shotgun sequence contains these coding sequences:
- the rnf182 gene encoding E3 ubiquitin-protein ligase RNF182, which yields MMGKLRNMEEGGIVEGFSTEELECMICYCPYSLGSRRPKVLECCHRLCAKCLAKILDLGESPPNAVVCPFCRFVTSFPGEAVGNLPDDCNLVAALTLQTRNQRNLHYPNEGPTELLLSPRHLSSLMGNPPSGSSSSSTTTTTTHTYSSIRGSPNYMVITIMEPPPSPQDHHPYQLHSHPPGVGTIQGRDYHSSSLDSMASITQRWAVWNCAARALVWVLGLLYFSSLPMGVYLLIMQKTTLGVLLVSLVPASLVMIMVYGFCQCLCHEFWDLMPHSSQRTIIRGG from the coding sequence atgatggggaagTTACGGAATATGGAGGAAGGGGGGATAGTGGAGGGCTTCAGCACGGAGGAGCTGGAGTGCATGATCTGTTACTGCCCATATAGCCTGGGCAGCCGGCGCCCTAAGGTTCTCGAGTGCTGTCACCGCCTGTGTGCCAAGTGCCTGGCCAAGATCTTAGACTTGGGCGAGTCGCCACCCAATGCTGTGGTGTGCCCGTTTTGCCGGTTCGTCACTAGTTTCCCGGGCGAGGCGGTGGGTAACCTGCCAGATGACTGCAACTTGGTGGCCGCGCTGACCCTCCAGACCCGGAACCAGAGGAACTTGCACTACCCCAATGAGGGCCCCACCGAGCTACTGCTCAGCCCCAGGCACCTAAGCTCACTCATGGGCAACCCTCCCAGcggctcctcatcctcctccactaccactaccaccacccacaCCTACTCCTCCATCCGCGGCTCACCCAACTACATGGTCATCACCATCATGGAACCGCCTCCATCCCCTCAGGACCACCACCCCTACCAACTTCACTCCCACCCTCCTGGAGTGGGCACCATCCAGGGTAGGGATTACCACTCCTCCAGTCTGGACTCCATGGCCTCCATCACCCAGAGGTGGGCGGTGTGGAACTGCGCCGCCCGGGCGCTGGTGTGGGTGTTGGGGCTCCTCTACTTCAGCTCCTTGCCCATGGGAGTCTACCTGCTCATCATGCAGAAGACCACCTTGGGGGTCCTTCTGGTAAGCCTGGTCCCGGCAAGCCTCGTCATGATCATGGTCTACGGCTTCTGCCAGTGCCTCTGTCACGAGTTCTGGGACCTTATGCCCCATAGCAGCCAAAGAACGATCATCCGAGGAGGTTAA